From the genome of Pseudoliparis swirei isolate HS2019 ecotype Mariana Trench chromosome 10, NWPU_hadal_v1, whole genome shotgun sequence, one region includes:
- the LOC130200561 gene encoding potassium voltage-gated channel subfamily A member 1-like, with protein MTVVSTENMDDASGLPGHPQDPYPPDAADHDCCERVVINISGLRFETQLKTLAQFPETLLGNPKKRMRYFDPLRNEYFFDRNRPSFDAILYYYQSGGRLRRPVNVPLDMFSEEIKFYELGAEAMEKFREDEGFIREEERPLPEKEFQRQIWLLFEHPESSGPARGIAIVSVMVILISIVIFCLETLPELKEDPNQRMRVVGNVTVYYKPNVLTDPFFLVETLCIIWFSFELIVRFFACPSKAAFFKNMMNSIDIVAIIPYFITLGTELADDQDGKESKGGGEQATSLAILRVIRLVRVFRIFKLSRHSKGLQILGQTLKASMRELGLLIFFLFIGVILFSSAVYFAEVEEKESFFTSIPDAFWWAVVSMTTVGYGDMYPVTIGGKIVGSLCAIAGVLTIALPVPVIVSNFNYFYHRETEGEEQAQLLNVSNQNLASESDSSRRSSSAVSKSEYMEIDEDLNNSIDNFREANLRTANCTPPVQNCVNTGKLLTDV; from the coding sequence ATGACCGTGGTGTCCACGGAGAACATGGACGACGCCTCCGGCCTGCCGGGGCACCCGCAGGACCCGTACCCGCCCGACGCCGCCGACCACGACTGCTGCGAGCGGGTGGTCATCAACATCTCGGGGCTGCGCTTTGAGACCCAGCTGAAGACCCTGGCCCAGTTCCCGGAGACCCTCCTCGGGAACCCCAAGAAGAGGATGCGCTACTTCGACCCGCTGAGGAACGAGTACTTCTTCGACCGCAACCGGCCGAGTTTCGACGCCATCTTGTACTACTACCAGTCCGGCGGGCGGCTGAGGCGGCCGGTCAACGTGCCGCTGGACATGTTCTCGGAGGAGATCAAGTTCTACGAGCTGGGCgcggaggccatggagaagttCCGCGAGGACGAAGGGTTCATCCGCGAGGAGGAGCGCCCCTTACCGGAGAAGGAGTTCCAGCGGCAGATCTGGCTCCTCTTCGAGCACCCGGAGAGCTCGGGGCCGGCCCGGGGCATCGCCATCGTCTCGGTGATGGTCATCCTCATCTCCATCGTCATCTTCTGTCTGGAGACGCTGCCGGAGCTGAAGGAGGACCCCAACCAGCGGATGCGCGTGGTGGGGAACGTCACGGTGTACTACAAGCCCAACGTCCTCACCGACCCCTTCTTCCTGGTGGAGACGCTCTGCATCATCTGGTTCTCCTTCGAGTTGATCGTCCGGTTCTTCGCTTGTCCCAGCAAGGCGGCGTTCTTCAAGAACATGATGAACTCCATCGACATCGTGGCCATCATCCCGTACTTCATCACGCTGGGCACGGAGCTGGCCGACGACCAGGACGGCAAGGAGAGCAAGGGGGGCGGCGAGCAGGCCACGTCGCTGGCCATCCTGCGCGTCATCCGCCTGGTGCGGGTCTTCCGGATCTTCAAGCTGTCGCGGCACTCCAAGGGGCTCCAGATCCTCGGGCAGACCCTCAAGGCCAGCATGCGGGAGCTGGGCCtgctcatcttcttcctcttcatcggaGTCATCCTCTTCTCCAGCGCCGTCTACTTCGCCGAGGTCGAGGAGAAGGAGTCGTTCTTCACCAGCATCCCGGACGCGTTCTGGTGGGCCGTGGTCTCCATGACGACGGTGGGCTACGGGGACATGTACCCCGTGACCATCGGGGGGAAGATCGTGGGCTCGCTGTGCGCCATCGCCGGCGTGCTCACCATCGCGCTGCCGGTGCCGGTCATCGTGTCCAACTTCAACTACTTCTACCACCGCGAGACGGAGGGCGAGGAGCAGGCGCAGCTGCTGAACGTCAGCAACCAGAACCTGGCGTCCGAGTCCGACTCCAGCCGCCGCAGCTCGTCGGCCGTCAGCAAGTCGGAGTACATGGAGATCGACGAGGACTTGAACAACAGCATCGACAACTTCAGGGAGGCCAACCTCCGGACCGCCAACTGCACGCCGCCCGTCCAGAACTGCGTGAACACGGGGAAGCTGCTCACCGACGTGTGA
- the LOC130200245 gene encoding LOW QUALITY PROTEIN: rho GTPase-activating protein 8-like (The sequence of the model RefSeq protein was modified relative to this genomic sequence to represent the inferred CDS: substituted 2 bases at 2 genomic stop codons), whose amino-acid sequence MTSTSDLEQLAEIELHDDDDDGDEGQRSVPLSRSSDSSHPFYDVARHGIIQVSGDDRYGRKLITFSSCCLPPSHQLDHRRLLEYLKFTLDQYVEMDYILVYFHFGLRSSNKPSVAWLREAHKEFDRKXEAFGSPGLEVHLRFLTSEQRTSRTCFXFMKLLTLTFRYKKNLKNLYVVHPTNFIRIVWNLFRPLISQKFGKKLTYVNYLTELGEHLNYEQLVIPPAVLRHDEKLQAAQKGGPAPLVKTPPPRPPLPTQQFGVSLQYIRLKSRGAPLPPVLQQTVTYLTQNGLRTEGIFRRSARVQIIKDVQRLYNLGKPVNFDDYADVHVPAVVLKTFLRELPEPLLTFRLYGQVQALLGVESSLRVSRCKQMMENLPEHNFIVTKFLMSFLHLVSQHSLQNRMSCSSLACVFGVSLLRPPAGPLPLEHLDQINLFTQILLEHFHPVFGSRCPPEHVDRHTPVQVTP is encoded by the exons ATGACCTCTACATCAGATCTGGAGCAGTTGGCAGAAATAG AgcttcatgatgatgatgatgatggtgatgaaggtcagaggtcggttCCTCTCAGCAGATCATCTGATTCTTCTCATCCGTTTTATGACGTGGCTCGACACGGAATCAtacaggtctcag GTGACGATCGGTACGGCAGGAAGCTGATCACCTTCAGCAGCTGCTGTTTGCCTCCATCTCACCAGCTGGACCACCGACGCCTGCTGGA GTACCTGAAGTTCACGCTTGACCAGTACGTGGAGATGGACTACATCCTGGTCTACTTCCACTTCGGGCTGAGGAGCAGCAACAAGCCGTCGGTTGCCTGGTTACGAGAAGCTCACAAGGAGTTCGACAGGAAGTGAGAAGCCTTCGGTTCTCCAGGCCTTGAAGTTCATTTAAGGTTCCTGACGTCAGAACAAAGAACCTCTAGAACCTGTTTTTAATTCATGAAGCTTCTTACTTTAACATTCAGATACAAGAAGAACCTGAAGAACCTTTACGTGGTTCACCCCACCAACTTCATCCGGATCGTCTGgaacctcttcagacctctgATCAG TCAAAAGTTCGGGAAGAAGCTGACGTACGTGAACTACCTGACGGAACTCGGAGAACACCTGAACTACGAGCAGCTCGTCATCCCTCCTGCGGTGCTCAG aCACGATGAAAAGCTGCAAGCGGCTCAGaaaggaggccccgcccccctagtgaagaccccccctccccgcccccccctcccaacgcAGCAGTTTGGAGTCAGTCTGCAGTA CATCCGGCTGAAGAGCCGCGGggcgcccctcccccccgtgCTGCAGCAGACGGTGACGTACCTGACGCAGAACG GTCTCCGGACCGAGGGGATCTTCAGGCGCTCGGCTCGGGTCCAGATCATCAAGGACGTCCAGAGGCTCTATAACCTGG GGAAACCCGTAAACTTTGACGACTACGCAGACGTCCACGTTCCCGCTGTGGTCCTCAAGACGTTCCTCAGGGAGCTGCCGGAGCCGCTGCTCACCTTCAGGCTCTACGGCCAGGTGCAGGCGCTGCTcg GCGTGGAGAGCAGTCTGAGGGTCAGCAGATGTAAACAGATGATGGAAAATCTTCCTGAACATAATTTCATCGTCACCAAATTTctgatgagtttcctccatttG GTGTCCCAGCACAGCCTCCAGAACAGGATGAGCTGCTCCAGCCTGGCCTGTGTGTTCGGGGTCAGTCTGCTGCGGCCGCCGGCCGGCCCGCTGCCTCTGGAGCACCTGGACCAGATCAACCTGTTCACCCAGATCCTGCTGGAGCACTTCCACCCCGTGTTCGGGTCCCGCTGCCCCCCTGAACATGTAGACCGCCACACACCTGTACAGGTAACCCCCTGA